Proteins from a single region of Dysosmobacter acutus:
- a CDS encoding lactate utilization protein, whose amino-acid sequence MMFDKVSKALKSRGFAVSRFGTAAEAADYLNQSIDGKTVGFGGSVTLQEMGLYETLGSHNEVVWHWKGGPELRREAMTTQVYLTSVNGLAETGELVNIDGSGNRVAGSLFGHEKVYLVVGRNKIAPTYEEALWRARNIAAPKNAKRLGAKTPCAAKGDRCYDCAGPGRICRALVVLWEPMTGMETEVVLVDEELGY is encoded by the coding sequence ATGATGTTTGACAAAGTGAGCAAGGCGCTGAAAAGCCGCGGCTTTGCGGTGAGCCGGTTTGGTACGGCGGCCGAGGCGGCGGACTACCTGAACCAATCCATCGACGGTAAGACGGTGGGATTCGGCGGGTCTGTCACACTGCAGGAGATGGGCCTTTACGAGACCCTGGGCAGCCACAATGAGGTGGTCTGGCACTGGAAGGGCGGGCCGGAGCTGCGCAGGGAGGCCATGACCACTCAGGTGTATCTGACCTCCGTCAACGGCCTGGCGGAGACTGGGGAGCTGGTTAACATCGACGGCAGCGGAAACCGGGTGGCCGGGTCGTTGTTCGGCCACGAGAAGGTCTATCTGGTGGTGGGGCGGAATAAGATCGCCCCCACATATGAGGAGGCGCTGTGGCGGGCGCGGAACATCGCCGCGCCGAAAAACGCCAAGCGCCTGGGGGCCAAGACCCCCTGCGCCGCCAAGGGCGACCGGTGCTACGACTGCGCCGGCCCCGGCCGGATCTGCCGGGCGCTGGTGGTGCTGTGGGAACCCATGACCGGCATGGAGACCGAGGTCGTGCTGGTGGATGAGGAACTGGGCTATTGA
- a CDS encoding DNA gyrase/topoisomerase IV subunit A yields MKKNDKTPKKTSVVPPNVLGLQAAVVEQPITDTLEVNYMPYAMSVIVSRAIPEIDGFKPSHRKLLYTMYKMGLLTGGRTKSANIVGQTMRLNPHGDAAIYETMVRLSRGYGALLAPFVDSKGNFGKVYSRDMSYAASRYTEAKLSAICAELFRDIDSDTVDFVDNYDNTMKEPALLPTTFPNILVSANSGIAVGMASQFCGFNLREVCQTAIAYLKNPDCTLSDTLVAPDFPTGGELIYSASSLEEIYRTGRGGVRVRAKYRYVKEENLIEIYEIPYTTTTEAILDKVAELIKAGKAKEIADMRDETDLSGLKLAIDLKRGVDPDKLMAKLFKLTTLSDSCSCNFNVLIAGQPKVLGVREILEEWTAWRTESVRRRVYFVLNRKKDKLHLLKGLRRILLDIDKAIKIIRETEEESEVIPNLMIGFGIDQVQAEYVAEIKLRNINKEYILKRVKETEALQEEIEDLENLLGSPQRVKKVIIDELAEVEKKYGEDRRTTLIYGDEVEEYTEEDEVEDYPVNLFLSREGYFKKITPASLRMSSEQKFKDGDALSRQMESTNCAEIMFFTDRCQVYKTRLSEFDDAKASVLGDYLPGKLGMDEGESVVYACLPGDYSGQVLFFFENGKAARVELSAYRTASNRRKLTGAYSDKSPLVAIRELKEDCEIVLYSSEPRALMVSTALLVPKTTRSTQGVAVMKLKPKYRLERVAAPEETPIVNHSRYRVRQIPAAGALLREEDQEEQQLELL; encoded by the coding sequence ATGAAGAAAAACGACAAAACCCCGAAAAAGACCTCCGTGGTCCCCCCCAATGTGCTGGGACTCCAGGCGGCGGTGGTGGAACAGCCCATCACCGACACCCTGGAGGTCAACTACATGCCCTACGCCATGAGCGTCATCGTCTCCCGGGCCATTCCGGAGATCGACGGCTTCAAGCCCTCCCACCGAAAGCTCCTCTACACCATGTACAAGATGGGCCTGCTTACCGGCGGCCGCACCAAGTCCGCCAACATCGTGGGCCAGACCATGCGATTGAACCCCCACGGCGACGCGGCCATCTACGAGACCATGGTGCGCCTTTCCAGGGGCTACGGCGCGCTGCTGGCGCCCTTTGTGGATTCCAAGGGCAACTTCGGCAAGGTCTACTCCCGGGATATGTCCTACGCCGCCAGCCGGTATACGGAGGCAAAGCTCTCCGCTATCTGCGCGGAGCTCTTCCGGGACATCGACTCCGATACGGTGGATTTTGTGGACAACTACGACAACACCATGAAGGAGCCGGCACTGCTGCCCACCACCTTCCCCAACATCCTGGTGTCCGCCAACTCCGGCATCGCCGTGGGCATGGCCTCCCAGTTTTGCGGCTTCAACCTGCGGGAGGTCTGCCAGACCGCCATAGCCTACCTGAAGAATCCGGATTGCACCCTCTCCGACACCCTGGTAGCGCCGGACTTTCCCACCGGAGGCGAGCTGATTTACAGCGCGTCCTCCCTGGAGGAGATTTACCGCACGGGCCGGGGCGGCGTCCGGGTCCGGGCCAAGTACCGCTATGTCAAAGAGGAGAATCTCATTGAGATCTATGAGATTCCCTATACCACCACCACGGAGGCGATCTTAGACAAGGTGGCGGAGCTCATCAAGGCGGGCAAGGCCAAGGAAATCGCCGACATGCGGGATGAGACGGACCTCTCCGGACTGAAGCTGGCCATCGACCTGAAGCGGGGCGTTGACCCGGACAAGCTGATGGCCAAGCTCTTCAAGCTGACCACGCTCTCCGACAGCTGCAGCTGCAACTTCAACGTGCTCATCGCCGGACAGCCCAAGGTCCTTGGGGTCCGGGAGATTCTGGAGGAGTGGACGGCCTGGCGCACCGAGTCCGTCCGGCGCCGGGTATACTTTGTCCTGAACCGGAAAAAGGACAAGCTGCACCTGCTCAAGGGCCTCAGGCGCATCCTGTTAGACATCGACAAGGCCATCAAAATCATCCGGGAGACGGAGGAGGAGTCCGAGGTCATCCCCAATCTGATGATCGGCTTCGGCATTGACCAGGTCCAGGCCGAGTATGTGGCGGAGATCAAACTGCGCAACATTAACAAGGAGTATATCCTCAAGCGGGTGAAGGAGACCGAAGCCCTTCAGGAGGAGATTGAGGACCTGGAAAACCTGCTGGGGAGCCCTCAGCGGGTGAAAAAGGTGATCATCGACGAGCTTGCCGAGGTGGAGAAAAAATATGGCGAGGACCGCAGGACCACCCTGATCTACGGCGACGAGGTGGAGGAGTACACGGAGGAGGATGAGGTGGAGGACTATCCCGTCAACCTCTTCCTCTCACGGGAGGGGTACTTCAAAAAGATCACTCCCGCTTCGCTCCGCATGAGCAGCGAGCAGAAGTTCAAGGACGGTGATGCTCTCAGCCGCCAGATGGAGTCCACCAACTGCGCGGAGATCATGTTCTTCACCGACCGATGCCAGGTGTACAAGACCCGCCTGAGCGAGTTTGACGATGCGAAGGCCAGCGTCCTGGGCGACTACCTGCCCGGCAAGTTAGGCATGGACGAGGGAGAGAGCGTGGTGTACGCCTGCCTTCCCGGGGACTACTCCGGCCAGGTGCTGTTCTTCTTTGAAAACGGCAAGGCCGCCCGGGTGGAGCTGAGCGCCTACCGCACCGCCTCCAACCGGCGAAAGCTCACCGGGGCATACTCCGACAAGAGTCCGCTGGTGGCCATCCGGGAGCTGAAGGAGGACTGCGAGATAGTGCTCTACTCCTCGGAGCCCAGGGCCCTGATGGTGTCCACCGCCCTGCTTGTGCCCAAGACCACCCGTTCCACCCAGGGCGTGGCGGTGATGAAGCTCAAGCCCAAGTACCGCCTGGAGCGGGTGGCTGCGCCGGAGGAGACCCCTATTGTCAACCACAGCCGCTACCGGGTGCGCCAGATTCCGGCGGCCGGCGCGCTGCTCCGGGAGGAAGATCAGGAGGAACAGCAGCTTGAGCTGCTGTAA